One window of the Glycocaulis alkaliphilus genome contains the following:
- a CDS encoding methyltransferase produces MSTALHEERLQAVMDVLRLTAARSVADLGCGDGALLLRLAKDPAFVRLAGIEQSVAALGALRAALAVLDENIRSRVTLIEGSMLEPRPELAGVDAVVMVETIEHLPPDQLSRWERAVFDVIAPKLVVITTPNAEYNPLLGVPAHRFRHPEHTFEWDRARFRVWAEGVAARHSRRWLVRDIAGVRDGVGGASQMAIFFDPDLVI; encoded by the coding sequence TTGAGCACAGCCCTGCATGAGGAGCGTCTTCAGGCGGTGATGGACGTGCTGCGCCTGACGGCTGCCCGTTCGGTCGCCGATCTGGGATGCGGTGATGGCGCGCTTTTGCTGCGTCTGGCCAAAGACCCTGCCTTTGTGCGTCTGGCGGGCATTGAGCAATCTGTCGCCGCGCTTGGGGCATTGCGCGCGGCACTGGCCGTCCTTGATGAAAATATCCGCAGCCGCGTGACGCTGATTGAAGGCTCCATGCTGGAGCCGCGCCCCGAGCTGGCAGGGGTCGACGCGGTAGTGATGGTGGAGACCATCGAGCACCTGCCTCCTGACCAGTTGTCGCGCTGGGAGAGGGCGGTGTTTGATGTCATCGCGCCGAAATTGGTGGTCATCACCACACCCAACGCCGAATACAATCCGTTGCTGGGCGTGCCCGCTCACCGTTTCCGGCATCCCGAACACACGTTTGAGTGGGACCGGGCGCGCTTCCGGGTATGGGCCGAAGGCGTGGCGGCGCGTCACAGCAGGCGCTGGCTGGTGCGTGATATTGCCGGGGTGCGCGACGGGGTGGGCGGCGCAAGCCAGATGGCCATCTTTTTCGATCCCGATCTTGTGATCTGA
- a CDS encoding phosphoenolpyruvate carboxykinase encodes MSDVATPIRDLRDLGITRPGKLNINWLEPALYEEAIRRGEGRVAKGGALLVETGQHTGRSARDKFTVRDENTDGNIWWDFNASMTPAHFDALWADMRAHMEGRELFVQELFAGADKTHRLNVRVVSELAWHSLFIRHLLRRPETAELADFAAEFTIVNLPSFRADEHRHGTRHGSETVIAINFTEKLVLIGGTSYAGETKKAVFTILNYLLPEKHIMPMHCSVNVGEKGDSAVFFGLSGTGKTTLSADPKRKLIGDDEHGWSENGLFNFEGGCYAKMIRLSKEAEPDIYATTAMWGTVLENVVMDPATRALDLDSAELAENSRGAYPLHYIPNACDKNTCGHPSTLVMLTCDAFGVMPPIARLTPAQAMYHFLSGYTAKVAGTEKGVTEPSATFSTCFGAPFMPRHPAEYGNLLRELIARHGVQCWLVNTGWTGGAYGVGHRMPIRATRTLLNAAIDGSLSAAQFRKDPVFGFDVPVSVPGIDPAILDPRQTWSDASAYDAQALKLADMFVANFEKFETHVDPAVRASAPSPDAIRAAAE; translated from the coding sequence ATGTCTGACGTAGCAACGCCGATCCGCGATCTGCGGGATCTGGGTATTACCCGTCCAGGCAAGCTGAACATCAACTGGCTTGAACCGGCCCTTTACGAAGAGGCCATCCGGCGCGGCGAAGGCCGCGTGGCTAAGGGCGGCGCGCTACTGGTCGAAACCGGCCAGCACACCGGGCGCTCCGCGCGCGACAAGTTCACCGTGCGCGACGAAAACACCGATGGAAACATCTGGTGGGACTTCAACGCCTCCATGACACCGGCGCATTTCGACGCGCTCTGGGCCGATATGCGCGCCCATATGGAGGGCCGTGAGCTCTTCGTGCAGGAGCTGTTCGCTGGCGCAGACAAAACCCACCGCCTGAATGTGCGCGTCGTCTCGGAGCTGGCCTGGCATTCGCTGTTCATCCGCCATTTGCTGCGCCGGCCTGAAACCGCAGAGCTGGCGGACTTCGCAGCAGAGTTCACCATCGTGAACCTGCCAAGCTTCCGCGCCGATGAGCACCGTCATGGCACACGCCATGGCTCTGAAACCGTTATCGCGATCAATTTCACCGAAAAACTGGTCCTTATTGGCGGCACCTCCTACGCAGGCGAGACCAAGAAGGCCGTCTTCACAATCCTGAACTACCTCCTGCCCGAAAAGCACATCATGCCGATGCACTGCTCGGTCAATGTGGGCGAGAAGGGCGATAGCGCGGTCTTTTTCGGCCTGTCGGGTACCGGCAAGACCACCCTCTCGGCTGATCCCAAGCGCAAGCTGATCGGCGATGACGAGCACGGCTGGTCGGAGAACGGCCTCTTCAATTTCGAGGGCGGTTGCTATGCCAAGATGATCCGCCTGTCCAAAGAGGCCGAGCCGGACATTTACGCCACCACCGCCATGTGGGGCACCGTCCTTGAAAACGTGGTGATGGACCCGGCGACCCGCGCGCTCGACCTTGATAGCGCCGAACTGGCCGAGAACTCGCGCGGGGCCTACCCGCTGCACTACATTCCCAATGCCTGTGACAAGAACACATGCGGCCACCCGTCCACGCTGGTCATGCTGACCTGTGATGCGTTTGGCGTGATGCCGCCCATCGCACGGCTGACCCCGGCGCAGGCCATGTATCACTTCCTGTCGGGCTATACGGCCAAGGTTGCGGGCACCGAAAAGGGCGTGACCGAACCGTCCGCCACCTTCTCCACCTGCTTTGGCGCGCCCTTCATGCCGCGCCACCCGGCCGAGTACGGCAACCTGCTGCGCGAGCTGATCGCGCGCCACGGCGTGCAGTGCTGGCTGGTCAATACCGGCTGGACGGGCGGCGCCTATGGCGTGGGCCACCGCATGCCGATCCGCGCCACGCGCACGCTGCTCAACGCCGCCATTGACGGCTCGCTGTCAGCGGCCCAGTTCCGTAAGGATCCGGTGTTCGGCTTTGACGTGCCGGTATCGGTACCCGGCATTGACCCGGCCATCCTCGATCCGCGCCAGACCTGGAGCGATGCGTCCGCCTATGACGCGCAGGCGCTGAAACTGGCTGACATGTTCGTGGCGAACTTTGAGAAGTTCGAGACCCATGTCGATCCGGCAGTGAGAGCCTCTGCCCCCAGCCCGGATGCCATCCGGGCGGCAGCGGAGTAG
- a CDS encoding DUF2891 domain-containing protein, which produces MTGFRKWLLVWALGGFMVAGAGAAKAEEGDAMLDVSQVERFARLALGCVHREYPNKIAHVLHSDADALPPSQLTPIFYGCFDWHSAVHGHWLLVRLMRLYPDTPIAAEARAALERNFTDDAAAVEAAYMAGEGRASFERPYGLAWLLQLTAELRAFDDADAQRWAEVLQPLEEVAVRRYLEWLPNLVYPVRSGTHNQTAFGFALALDWARQTRHGELEALLVEKTREFHLGDVNCPLAYEPSGEDFLSPCLMQADLMRRVMSQSEFSDWLSAFMPQIPEDGSADWIRPGVVLDPTDGKLVHLDGFNLSRAWNLEAIAARLPEGDTRIASLLASAAEHREAGVASVSDEHYEGSHWLASFATYLVTGKALEAILPE; this is translated from the coding sequence ATGACGGGTTTCAGAAAATGGCTGCTGGTCTGGGCCCTTGGCGGCTTCATGGTGGCCGGGGCGGGAGCCGCGAAAGCAGAGGAGGGCGATGCCATGCTGGATGTTTCGCAGGTCGAGCGGTTTGCCCGGCTGGCGCTGGGTTGTGTACACCGCGAATACCCCAACAAGATCGCCCATGTGCTGCATTCGGACGCCGATGCGCTGCCGCCCAGCCAGCTCACCCCGATCTTCTATGGATGCTTTGACTGGCACTCCGCCGTGCATGGCCACTGGCTGCTGGTGCGCCTGATGCGCCTTTATCCCGATACGCCGATCGCCGCCGAGGCGCGCGCCGCGCTGGAGCGGAACTTCACCGATGACGCGGCTGCGGTGGAGGCTGCTTACATGGCGGGTGAGGGCCGGGCATCGTTTGAGCGCCCCTATGGCCTTGCCTGGTTGCTTCAACTGACGGCGGAGCTGCGCGCCTTTGATGATGCCGACGCGCAGCGCTGGGCGGAAGTCCTGCAGCCGCTGGAGGAGGTGGCTGTCAGGCGCTATCTCGAATGGTTGCCCAATCTGGTCTACCCGGTGCGGTCTGGCACGCATAACCAGACCGCGTTCGGCTTTGCCCTGGCGCTCGACTGGGCACGCCAGACCAGGCATGGCGAGCTGGAAGCGCTGCTGGTGGAAAAGACGCGTGAGTTCCATCTGGGCGATGTGAACTGTCCGCTGGCCTATGAGCCATCAGGCGAGGACTTCCTCTCACCCTGCCTGATGCAGGCCGACCTGATGCGCCGGGTGATGAGCCAGTCAGAGTTTTCTGACTGGCTTTCCGCCTTCATGCCGCAAATCCCTGAGGATGGCAGCGCGGACTGGATCCGCCCCGGCGTGGTGCTCGACCCCACCGACGGAAAGCTTGTCCATCTGGACGGGTTCAACCTGTCACGCGCCTGGAATCTGGAGGCTATCGCCGCTCGCCTGCCGGAGGGCGATACGCGTATAGCCTCCCTGCTCGCTTCGGCTGCCGAGCACCGTGAAGCGGGCGTCGCATCGGTCTCTGATGAGCACTATG
- a CDS encoding class I SAM-dependent methyltransferase produces MKGYSRCSECGARYLDPGSRLDAGAERAHYDLHENDASDAGYRQFLSRLANPLLERLPEGSHGLDYGCGPGPALAAMMEEAGHSVALYDPFYAPDAAVLERRYDFVTCSEVAEHFHDPAAEFARLDGLLRPGGWLGVMTCFHTDDARFGGWHYRKDPTHVVFYREETLRWLAGHFGWHCEIPAKDVALMRKP; encoded by the coding sequence ATGAAGGGCTATAGCCGCTGCTCAGAGTGCGGCGCGCGCTATCTCGATCCGGGTTCGCGGCTGGATGCCGGCGCCGAGCGCGCCCATTATGACCTGCATGAGAACGACGCTTCGGACGCGGGCTACAGGCAATTTCTGTCACGCCTTGCCAATCCGCTGTTGGAGAGGCTGCCAGAGGGCAGCCACGGGCTGGACTATGGTTGCGGTCCCGGCCCCGCACTGGCGGCCATGATGGAGGAGGCAGGTCATTCGGTGGCGCTCTACGATCCATTCTATGCGCCGGACGCCGCGGTTCTCGAACGCCGCTATGACTTTGTGACCTGTTCTGAAGTGGCCGAACACTTCCACGATCCGGCGGCCGAGTTTGCGCGGCTTGATGGCCTGCTCAGACCAGGCGGATGGCTGGGCGTGATGACCTGCTTTCACACCGATGATGCCCGGTTTGGTGGCTGGCACTACCGCAAGGACCCCACCCATGTGGTTTTCTATCGCGAGGAAACCCTGCGCTGGCTGGCGGGACATTTCGGCTGGCACTGTGAAATCCCGGCCAAGGACGTCGCCCTGATGAGAAAACCTTGA
- a CDS encoding DEAD/DEAH box helicase encodes MTKFTELGLAAPVERAVVDEGYETPTPIQVRAIPPLLQGKDVVGIAQTGTGKTAAFVLPILTRLLAEKKQAPGLSCRCLILAPTRELAAQIGDSIAVYGRHTGLTHAVVFGGVKHGPQVRALARGLDILVATPGRLLDHVADRKARLDLTSLVVLDEADQMLDLGFMPALRKILHMVGKPRQTVMFSATMPPPIRALADDFLHDPVTVAVANQSKPVERIEQAVMYVGTAEKRQALIDLMAPEANKSTIIFTRTKRGADKVAKFLAEYGHKAAAIHGNKSQNQREKALAAFKSGEMRVLVATDIAARGLDIDGVELVVNFELPNVPESYVHRIGRTARAGAQGRAVALVAPDERGLLQDVEKLTGLRIKGLNDAPPISGPTRPVQPQRGPRRGGGHGGGQGGNRQGGQRGQQNNGGGGQKRSGNRRRKPGGGQRQSA; translated from the coding sequence ATGACCAAATTTACTGAGCTGGGCCTTGCGGCCCCGGTCGAGCGTGCAGTTGTGGATGAAGGCTATGAGACGCCGACACCCATTCAGGTGCGCGCCATCCCGCCGCTTCTGCAGGGCAAGGACGTTGTCGGCATCGCCCAGACGGGCACCGGCAAGACGGCGGCCTTCGTGCTGCCGATCCTGACCCGTCTGCTGGCCGAAAAGAAGCAGGCCCCGGGCCTGTCCTGCCGCTGCCTGATACTGGCGCCAACACGTGAACTGGCGGCGCAGATCGGCGATTCCATTGCCGTTTATGGCCGCCATACGGGCCTCACCCATGCGGTTGTCTTTGGCGGCGTGAAGCACGGGCCGCAGGTGCGTGCCCTCGCGCGCGGCCTCGATATTCTGGTGGCCACGCCCGGCCGTCTGCTGGACCATGTGGCCGACCGCAAGGCGCGCCTCGATCTCACCTCGCTGGTTGTGCTCGACGAGGCTGACCAGATGCTCGACCTTGGCTTCATGCCGGCGCTTCGCAAAATCCTGCACATGGTGGGCAAGCCCCGCCAGACGGTGATGTTCTCGGCCACCATGCCGCCGCCCATCCGCGCGCTGGCAGACGACTTCCTGCACGATCCGGTGACGGTGGCTGTTGCCAACCAGTCCAAGCCGGTCGAGCGTATCGAACAAGCTGTCATGTATGTCGGCACGGCGGAAAAGCGTCAGGCGCTGATCGACCTGATGGCGCCGGAAGCCAACAAGAGCACCATTATCTTCACCCGCACCAAGCGCGGGGCCGACAAGGTGGCGAAATTCCTGGCCGAGTACGGCCACAAGGCGGCTGCCATTCACGGCAACAAGAGCCAGAACCAGCGCGAGAAAGCGCTTGCCGCGTTCAAGTCCGGCGAGATGCGCGTGCTGGTCGCGACCGACATTGCCGCGCGCGGGCTCGATATTGATGGCGTGGAACTGGTGGTAAACTTTGAGCTGCCGAACGTGCCGGAATCCTATGTTCACCGGATCGGGCGTACAGCCCGTGCCGGCGCGCAAGGCCGGGCCGTGGCTCTGGTTGCGCCGGACGAGCGTGGCCTGCTGCAGGATGTCGAGAAGCTGACAGGGCTTCGGATCAAGGGGCTTAATGACGCTCCGCCGATCTCCGGCCCCACGCGTCCCGTGCAGCCTCAGCGCGGCCCCCGCCGGGGTGGCGGACACGGTGGTGGCCAGGGCGGCAATCGCCAGGGCGGCCAGCGTGGCCAGCAGAACAATGGCGGTGGCGGCCAGAAGCGTTCAGGCAATCGCCGGCGCAAGCCCGGCGGTGGTCAACGCCAGAGCGCGTAA